Proteins from a single region of Runella sp. SP2:
- a CDS encoding RDD family protein, producing MNTFPLAGFGNRLVAQIIDSIIVGIAFSLILIPFGGVAALIGLSSADALEGSDEATAAVMGLFGIGLIVLILASIFTPFVYDAFMVSSNKQATFGKMIMKIKVVGPSGERLTFSQALVRSLIKYISGHFCILLWLWPLFNPEEQALHDLAAKSLVIREA from the coding sequence ATGAATACCTTTCCACTTGCTGGGTTTGGTAACCGCTTGGTCGCCCAAATCATTGATAGTATTATTGTCGGGATTGCTTTTAGCCTTATTCTCATTCCTTTCGGTGGGGTAGCTGCGCTGATTGGTCTCAGTTCTGCCGACGCCCTTGAAGGCTCCGACGAAGCTACGGCCGCCGTGATGGGGCTTTTTGGCATTGGACTCATCGTTCTAATTTTGGCCAGTATCTTCACGCCTTTTGTTTACGATGCTTTTATGGTAAGTTCAAACAAGCAAGCTACGTTTGGCAAAATGATTATGAAGATAAAAGTGGTAGGCCCTAGTGGAGAGCGCCTTACGTTCAGTCAAGCGTTAGTTCGTTCTCTGATTAAGTACATTTCAGGCCATTTTTGTATTTTGCTGTGGCTTTGGCCTTTATTTAACCCCGAAGAGCAAGCGTTACACGATTTAGCTGCCAAAAGTTTAGTCATTCGAGAAGCCTAA
- a CDS encoding DUF2752 domain-containing protein: MIKKVILTVTTLVITVFYFYYNPAVQSFGPPCLIHQTTGLYCWGCGGQRAFHALLHGEFRGAFQDNALIFLVLPLLGAVLYAELFDDVRPFHYLRRRWVVLLAVGIFFLFTIIRNLNGFEFLIPTN, translated from the coding sequence ATGATAAAAAAAGTCATTTTAACGGTAACGACCTTGGTCATTACCGTTTTTTATTTTTATTATAATCCTGCTGTTCAGTCGTTTGGGCCACCTTGCCTAATTCACCAAACCACGGGCTTGTATTGCTGGGGCTGCGGTGGGCAACGGGCGTTTCATGCGCTACTTCACGGAGAATTTCGTGGGGCATTTCAGGACAATGCGCTCATTTTCTTGGTTCTGCCGCTTTTAGGCGCGGTTTTGTACGCCGAACTTTTCGACGATGTCCGTCCGTTTCACTATCTTCGCCGCCGCTGGGTAGTCCTCCTAGCCGTAGGAATATTTTTCCTGTTTACGATTATTAGAAACCTAAACGGATTTGAATTTTTAATACCAACAAACTGA
- a CDS encoding SusC/RagA family TonB-linked outer membrane protein produces the protein MKAALLIFFVGWFSITTYGQTRKITGKITDADNGAVLPGVNVLLKGTNTGTTSDGEGKFSLNVPTSGGTLTVSFIGMISQELSIGNQSEFAIKLKTDTKQLMEVTVTALGFEQNKDIQGATSAKVTGVAIARTGETGVINGLAGRAAGVQISRSSGDPGAGSYIQVRGQSTITGDNQPLVIIDGIPMSNSSIGESAGGVRQQSRLNDLNPNDIADVQILKGAAAASLWGSRAANGVMVITTKKGRNSNKVDISFSSSLSIDKVNVLHPVQDKYGQGVNGAFSPTASGAWGDKIENRSGAADEVNTTGQYFEALDGTKYYPITKKNSKQIFNNERVDQVFRTGYFVDNNISISGGSEQGTYYMSVGDLNQKGIIRGQSDYRRTTFRLNADRKFGDKLSLSTKTSYIKSTSNRIQTGSNVNGLYLGMVRTPPDFDDSDYKGYYYSSPTAAPIFRQRSYRRYLGNDNPIYDSPLWVINELQNPTSVNRFLTATELNFKPKKWLELKARGGVDSYTDERKTYYPVGSAGSTFTGSYNEEVLKETELNFDFIARAVKDITPNISGTYIVGWNINNRDFLNLGYSMVNFLIPNGPMDASNATASNRTPFDEERHIRTTRLYSTANLGFYDQLYVNIGAAAESGSPFGEKTDRTFFYPSADVAWQFTKTRALSGLSWLSFGKLRGSYGIVGVQPQPYRTTTDFVTAEFTGGWGGTASGVAYGNGAFVQSAQQGDAFLRPERKTEWEIGSDLRFLEDRLSVGFTYYRNTIKDLLLEVSAAPSTGFTSRYTNAGTMSNKGWEGEISADVFRRGALDIQLIGNISRNVNRVEDLAGTDQIVLGGFSTLTSSVAKVGYSLSALYGGTYLRKADGSLDLNTNGFPQLAPTYGVIGDPNPKYRAGFGTNINYKNFSLNVLFETYQGSTFAPNTQSVMYNFGTHADVGNEVTIPAGGLKNYNGQTFEAGAVVRGNIRDFGAGPVLLDQAWYTTLGQGFSALQEQFMVDGSWTRLREATLSYNWRSPWLKEKLKLGSVSFSATGRNLLLWTDVVGIDPETSLNGTGNGRGQDYFNNPGSKSAVFSIRINY, from the coding sequence ATGAAAGCTGCTCTACTCATTTTTTTTGTAGGCTGGTTCAGTATAACTACCTACGGACAAACCCGCAAGATTACGGGCAAAATTACCGACGCCGACAACGGTGCTGTGTTGCCTGGCGTCAATGTTCTTTTAAAAGGAACCAATACGGGTACTACCTCCGATGGCGAAGGAAAGTTTTCGCTTAATGTACCGACCTCAGGGGGGACATTGACGGTTTCGTTTATCGGTATGATCTCTCAGGAACTCTCTATTGGGAATCAAAGTGAGTTCGCAATTAAACTCAAAACCGACACCAAACAGCTGATGGAAGTAACAGTAACGGCGTTAGGTTTTGAGCAAAATAAAGATATTCAAGGCGCTACTTCAGCCAAGGTAACAGGCGTGGCGATTGCGCGTACGGGCGAAACTGGCGTTATAAATGGATTGGCTGGACGAGCGGCTGGGGTTCAAATTTCGCGTTCGTCGGGCGACCCTGGCGCGGGTTCGTACATTCAAGTTCGGGGGCAAAGTACAATCACAGGTGATAACCAGCCTCTAGTCATTATTGATGGGATTCCCATGAGTAATAGTAGCATTGGGGAGTCGGCAGGTGGCGTACGTCAACAATCTCGATTAAATGATTTGAATCCTAATGATATTGCTGATGTACAAATTTTGAAAGGAGCTGCGGCTGCTTCGCTGTGGGGGTCACGGGCGGCCAATGGCGTAATGGTCATCACGACCAAAAAAGGCCGAAATAGCAATAAAGTGGATATTTCGTTTAGCTCGTCGCTCTCAATTGACAAAGTGAATGTATTGCACCCAGTTCAAGATAAATATGGTCAAGGTGTCAATGGTGCTTTCAGTCCCACCGCGTCAGGAGCATGGGGTGACAAAATAGAAAATCGTTCAGGGGCTGCCGATGAAGTGAATACTACAGGGCAATATTTTGAGGCACTAGATGGCACTAAATACTACCCCATTACGAAGAAAAACTCTAAACAAATTTTTAATAATGAACGGGTTGATCAGGTATTTCGTACGGGGTATTTTGTGGATAACAACATCAGTATCAGCGGAGGAAGTGAACAAGGAACGTATTACATGAGCGTCGGTGACCTTAACCAAAAAGGAATTATTCGTGGGCAAAGCGATTACCGACGTACTACTTTTCGCCTCAATGCCGACCGCAAGTTTGGTGATAAGCTATCACTTTCTACCAAAACCTCTTACATCAAGTCAACATCAAATCGTATCCAAACGGGTTCTAACGTAAATGGGTTATACTTGGGAATGGTGCGTACTCCACCTGATTTTGATGACAGCGACTACAAAGGTTACTACTATTCGTCTCCTACGGCAGCTCCTATTTTTCGCCAGCGTTCGTATCGCCGCTATTTAGGAAACGACAACCCGATTTACGATTCTCCATTATGGGTTATTAATGAACTCCAAAACCCCACTTCTGTCAACCGTTTTCTTACCGCAACAGAGCTAAATTTCAAACCTAAAAAATGGTTAGAGCTAAAAGCACGTGGAGGGGTAGATTCATATACCGATGAGCGAAAAACATACTATCCAGTAGGTTCGGCAGGGAGTACATTCACAGGAAGTTATAACGAGGAAGTGCTCAAAGAAACAGAACTTAACTTCGACTTTATCGCCCGGGCTGTGAAAGACATTACTCCCAATATCTCTGGAACATACATCGTAGGCTGGAACATCAACAACCGCGATTTCCTCAACTTGGGATACTCAATGGTGAACTTTTTGATTCCGAATGGCCCCATGGACGCTAGTAACGCCACCGCCTCCAATCGCACGCCATTTGATGAAGAACGCCACATCCGTACAACGCGCCTGTACAGCACAGCCAACCTAGGGTTTTATGATCAGCTGTACGTGAATATAGGCGCAGCAGCAGAATCGGGCTCTCCTTTTGGGGAGAAAACCGACCGTACGTTTTTTTACCCTTCGGCCGACGTCGCTTGGCAATTTACTAAAACAAGAGCACTCAGTGGTTTAAGCTGGTTGAGCTTTGGAAAGCTGCGAGGTTCGTACGGCATTGTGGGGGTACAGCCACAGCCTTATCGTACCACTACCGATTTTGTTACGGCCGAATTTACAGGCGGCTGGGGAGGTACAGCCAGCGGTGTAGCCTACGGAAACGGCGCTTTTGTGCAATCAGCTCAACAAGGTGATGCCTTCTTACGTCCCGAACGCAAAACAGAGTGGGAAATCGGAAGTGACTTACGTTTCTTGGAAGATCGCCTTTCGGTAGGCTTCACGTATTATCGAAATACCATCAAAGATTTATTACTGGAAGTATCAGCCGCACCTAGTACTGGATTCACAAGCCGCTATACCAACGCAGGTACGATGTCAAATAAAGGTTGGGAAGGTGAGATTTCAGCCGATGTGTTTCGTCGTGGTGCTTTAGACATTCAGTTGATAGGAAACATTAGCCGTAACGTCAATCGCGTCGAAGATTTAGCAGGCACCGACCAAATTGTATTGGGAGGTTTTAGTACGCTGACAAGTTCAGTAGCAAAGGTAGGGTATTCTTTATCTGCCTTGTACGGAGGCACTTATTTGAGAAAAGCCGATGGGTCGTTGGACTTAAACACCAATGGTTTTCCTCAACTTGCTCCCACGTATGGTGTTATTGGTGACCCTAACCCTAAGTATCGTGCAGGTTTCGGCACGAACATTAACTATAAAAACTTTTCATTGAACGTCCTTTTTGAAACTTACCAAGGCTCTACATTTGCCCCTAATACCCAGTCAGTTATGTATAACTTCGGCACTCATGCTGACGTCGGAAACGAAGTGACTATTCCTGCGGGTGGGCTCAAAAACTACAACGGACAAACGTTTGAAGCGGGTGCTGTGGTACGGGGAAATATCCGTGATTTTGGAGCGGGGCCAGTGTTGCTAGACCAAGCTTGGTACACTACGCTGGGACAAGGTTTCAGTGCGCTTCAAGAGCAATTTATGGTAGATGGTAGTTGGACACGCCTCCGTGAGGCTACTCTTTCGTACAACTGGCGCAGTCCTTGGTTGAAAGAGAAGTTAAAATTAGGCTCGGTAAGTTTCTCGGCAACGGGGCGGAATTTGTTGTTGTGGACCGACGTGGTGGGCATTGACCCTGAAACGTCACTCAATGGCACAGGAAATGGACGCGGACAAGATTATTTTAACAATCCAGGTTCAAAGTCAGCTGTTTTCTCCATTCGTATCAACTATTAA
- a CDS encoding Ig-like domain-containing protein, protein MKNAIVRTFGVFALLLLVHAFAFGQSPTPLAANGRLQVINRQLCNEAGTPIQLRGMSSHGLHWFDQCYNSSALQTLANDWGADVFRAAMYVDEGGYMNNKVGLRNKVNQLVDWSAQFGMYCIIDWHILNPGDPNLHTADAIEFFQLMAQQHAGKKHVIYEICNEPNGVNWSSVKSYAEQVIPAIRQYDPDAIILVGTPSWSGSPGDVRSNPLTGSNAHNIMYTFHFYAGSHYTQSYIDDVIKTVPLFVSEWGTSNYSGNGGNDYNNAQNWVSFMGGNNSSGMKISWCNWSYCDKDESSAALMPGACGNNGWNNTSTSGTWVKDKILNPADNFGPPTPFVAISSPANNSTVTIGANLTITANVGNATATVVEFYDGTTKLGEDATAPYSLTLSNIQAGTYNLTVKALLNSGGPLTSSLVQVTAIPAPNQPPTITLTAPTNGTTFTAPATISIAANAADSDGSVAKVEFYNGSTKLGEDTSAPYSFDWTNVASGAYTISAKVTDNQNSVATSGSVTVYVNSPGNPSSDIIGPDCVSVNEIKLFELNSINLPNANSFSWWCTGSTQSITAVSGQPSKVNINFGANFSGGQVCVGVNYSAAPWYKQFCKTVTLCTGQPPINQAPSVSLTAPSNNASFTAPATIALVATAADNDGSISKVEFYNGNTKLGEDLTSPYEFSWANVGAGSYSLTAKATDNQGATSTSSAVSVTVNAPVVNQAPSVSLTAPSNNASFTAPASISLAANASDSDGSIAKVEFYNGSTKLGEDVTAPYTFSWTNVGSGSYSLTAKATDNQGATSTSSAVSVTVSAPPTTTADIIGDDCAAVNSVKAFELNVTNRANATNYSWWSTGSVQSITPTSGQPYKVTINFGQWFSGGQVCVGVNYSASPWYKQYCKTVNVCAAARIAAAEGLEKETSYVFPNPSPTTFKMVADKNIVQLKLTNMIGVEQYQHGALQQNDEIEFGETLVTGMYLLHIYYENKQIQTVKLLKMNQ, encoded by the coding sequence ATGAAAAACGCAATTGTACGTACCTTCGGAGTGTTTGCGCTCCTTCTACTTGTCCATGCTTTTGCCTTTGGGCAATCCCCTACTCCCTTGGCGGCCAATGGCCGCTTACAGGTAATCAACCGACAGCTTTGTAACGAAGCGGGAACGCCCATTCAGCTAAGGGGGATGAGTTCGCACGGGTTGCATTGGTTTGATCAATGTTATAATTCTTCGGCTTTACAAACACTGGCTAACGATTGGGGAGCTGACGTGTTTCGGGCAGCCATGTACGTGGACGAAGGTGGGTACATGAATAACAAAGTGGGTCTGCGGAATAAAGTCAATCAGTTGGTCGATTGGTCGGCTCAGTTTGGGATGTATTGCATCATTGACTGGCATATTCTGAACCCTGGCGACCCTAACCTGCACACCGCCGATGCCATCGAATTTTTTCAGTTGATGGCGCAGCAGCACGCGGGTAAAAAACACGTTATTTACGAAATCTGCAATGAACCCAACGGCGTCAACTGGTCGTCGGTCAAAAGTTATGCTGAGCAAGTCATCCCAGCCATCCGTCAGTACGACCCCGACGCCATTATTTTGGTAGGAACTCCTTCGTGGAGTGGTTCGCCAGGTGACGTCCGTTCTAATCCGTTGACGGGGTCCAACGCCCACAACATCATGTACACCTTCCACTTTTACGCGGGTTCTCATTATACCCAAAGTTACATCGACGATGTGATTAAAACGGTACCTCTGTTTGTATCGGAATGGGGCACGAGCAATTATTCAGGAAACGGCGGGAATGATTACAACAACGCCCAAAATTGGGTGAGTTTTATGGGGGGTAATAACTCTTCTGGAATGAAAATTAGCTGGTGCAACTGGAGTTATTGCGACAAAGACGAATCTTCGGCGGCGTTGATGCCTGGGGCTTGTGGCAATAATGGTTGGAACAATACTAGCACATCGGGAACGTGGGTCAAAGATAAAATCTTAAACCCTGCCGATAATTTTGGCCCTCCTACGCCTTTTGTGGCGATTAGTAGCCCTGCCAACAATTCAACGGTAACGATTGGAGCAAATTTGACCATTACGGCCAACGTAGGAAATGCCACCGCCACCGTGGTAGAATTTTACGATGGTACAACTAAACTGGGCGAAGATGCCACCGCCCCGTATTCATTGACATTGTCGAATATCCAAGCAGGAACGTATAATTTAACCGTAAAAGCGTTGCTTAACTCAGGCGGGCCGCTGACGTCGTCGCTGGTGCAAGTGACGGCGATTCCTGCCCCTAACCAACCTCCTACAATTACCCTTACAGCCCCCACCAACGGAACAACTTTTACGGCTCCAGCCACCATTTCGATTGCGGCCAACGCTGCTGACAGTGATGGTAGTGTCGCGAAAGTAGAATTTTACAATGGTTCGACGAAACTGGGAGAAGATACCTCAGCGCCGTATAGTTTTGACTGGACGAACGTAGCCTCGGGAGCCTATACCATTTCTGCTAAAGTGACCGACAACCAAAATTCAGTGGCCACTTCAGGAAGTGTGACCGTGTATGTAAATAGCCCTGGCAATCCTTCCTCAGACATTATTGGGCCTGATTGCGTGAGTGTGAATGAAATAAAATTGTTTGAGCTAAATTCCATCAATCTGCCCAACGCCAACAGTTTTTCATGGTGGTGTACGGGTTCTACGCAAAGCATTACGGCCGTTTCGGGCCAGCCTTCAAAAGTCAATATCAATTTTGGGGCTAACTTCTCGGGCGGACAAGTGTGCGTTGGCGTCAATTATTCGGCTGCACCTTGGTACAAGCAGTTTTGTAAAACAGTAACACTTTGCACGGGACAACCTCCTATCAATCAAGCCCCTTCGGTGAGTCTAACGGCTCCATCGAACAATGCCTCCTTTACGGCACCTGCAACGATTGCGCTGGTTGCCACTGCCGCCGACAACGACGGTAGCATTTCAAAAGTAGAGTTCTACAATGGAAATACGAAGTTGGGCGAAGACCTGACATCGCCGTACGAATTTAGCTGGGCAAACGTTGGGGCAGGTTCTTATAGCTTAACGGCCAAAGCGACTGATAACCAAGGGGCGACAAGCACTTCTTCGGCGGTTTCGGTCACGGTAAATGCCCCAGTTGTCAATCAAGCCCCTTCGGTGAGTTTAACGGCTCCCTCCAACAATGCCTCTTTTACGGCGCCTGCTTCCATCTCGTTGGCGGCCAATGCCTCTGATTCGGATGGCAGTATTGCTAAGGTGGAGTTTTACAACGGTAGTACCAAGCTAGGCGAAGATGTCACAGCCCCTTACACTTTTAGCTGGACAAACGTTGGGTCAGGTTCTTATAGCTTAACAGCCAAAGCAACTGATAATCAAGGAGCAACGAGCACTTCTTCGGCGGTATCGGTGACGGTAAGTGCACCTCCTACTACAACCGCTGATATTATTGGCGATGATTGTGCAGCGGTCAATTCAGTAAAGGCGTTTGAGTTAAATGTCACCAATCGGGCCAATGCCACTAACTATTCGTGGTGGAGCACGGGTTCAGTACAAAGTATTACGCCGACTTCGGGTCAGCCTTACAAGGTGACGATTAATTTTGGCCAATGGTTTTCGGGTGGCCAAGTTTGCGTAGGGGTAAATTATTCGGCTTCGCCTTGGTACAAGCAATACTGCAAAACGGTGAACGTATGCGCCGCAGCAAGGATAGCCGCCGCAGAGGGATTGGAAAAAGAAACGAGCTATGTTTTTCCCAATCCATCACCCACAACGTTTAAAATGGTTGCTGATAAAAATATTGTGCAGTTGAAGTTAACCAATATGATTGGAGTTGAGCAATATCAGCATGGCGCGCTGCAACAGAACGATGAGATTGAGTTTGGAGAAACGTTAGTTACTGGAATGTATTTATTGCATATTTATTATGAAAACAAACAAATACAGACCGTTAAATTGCTTAAAATGAATCAGTAA
- a CDS encoding SusD/RagB family nutrient-binding outer membrane lipoprotein has product MKKYITTFVLATTMLLASCESLVSNMNDDLNNPTDAPAELMFTGVELAVASVHEGYNSLLSSIWSGYYFGYDRQWADFHVYNVAGSYFDGMWSSSYYGIHRNARLLLAKIEPQGIKVLAGMTKVLMAHNMGTMTALYGDIPFSQAAQLEEFPNAKYDSQVDVYKGVQTLLDEAIKDLETGVGVPRAGTDVLLGGDPKKWIEVAYTLKARFYTDTKEYALAATAAAKGVSRAANSMYMPHGTILNQNQNFIYSFLAVSRIGDAAAATKTGEPCYLVKLTDPTLTATYRGNAKTDETARFNFYFLRQGVNVPNRIEPNTQKRATQVGFMSVDAAFPLVTFQENKLTQAEMAIRAGNFANALTFLNEHRAFLNTGGGYINSVTAANFTYKYLPYEENDFEAGGIENADKIAKNDALLREILEERYVTFYCQTIGWNDERRNRASAVGIKLTPNAGTRLPSRFIYSQNEINGNPLAPKPVPGVFDAMAIYK; this is encoded by the coding sequence ATGAAAAAATACATAACAACCTTTGTCTTAGCCACCACAATGTTGTTGGCTTCTTGTGAATCGTTGGTTAGTAACATGAACGATGACCTCAATAACCCCACCGACGCGCCTGCAGAACTAATGTTCACTGGTGTCGAATTAGCCGTAGCTTCGGTGCACGAAGGGTACAACTCGTTGCTATCGAGTATTTGGTCGGGATATTATTTTGGGTATGATCGTCAGTGGGCTGACTTTCACGTATATAACGTTGCTGGGTCGTATTTCGACGGTATGTGGAGTAGTAGTTACTACGGAATACACCGCAATGCACGGTTGCTTTTGGCCAAAATAGAACCACAAGGAATCAAAGTATTGGCAGGAATGACCAAAGTATTAATGGCACACAATATGGGCACAATGACTGCGCTGTACGGAGACATTCCTTTTTCGCAAGCGGCACAATTGGAAGAATTCCCTAACGCCAAATATGATTCACAAGTCGATGTTTACAAAGGAGTTCAGACACTTTTGGACGAAGCCATCAAAGACCTCGAAACGGGCGTAGGCGTGCCAAGAGCAGGGACAGATGTACTGTTGGGCGGTGACCCAAAAAAATGGATTGAAGTAGCTTATACCCTCAAAGCTAGGTTTTACACCGATACCAAAGAGTACGCACTAGCTGCTACAGCTGCGGCAAAAGGGGTAAGCAGGGCGGCTAATTCGATGTATATGCCACACGGAACGATTCTCAATCAGAACCAAAATTTTATTTACAGTTTCTTGGCGGTGAGCCGTATTGGTGATGCGGCGGCGGCTACCAAGACAGGAGAGCCTTGTTATTTGGTAAAATTGACCGACCCCACCCTCACTGCCACTTATCGAGGTAATGCCAAGACGGATGAAACGGCTCGTTTTAACTTTTACTTTTTACGTCAAGGAGTCAACGTTCCTAACCGCATTGAGCCTAATACCCAAAAACGAGCCACTCAAGTCGGATTTATGAGTGTAGATGCCGCTTTCCCTTTGGTTACTTTTCAGGAAAATAAGTTGACGCAGGCTGAAATGGCCATCCGAGCAGGAAACTTTGCCAATGCGCTTACTTTTCTAAACGAACACCGTGCTTTTTTAAACACGGGTGGCGGATACATTAATAGCGTAACTGCGGCTAATTTCACGTACAAATATTTACCTTACGAAGAAAACGATTTTGAGGCTGGTGGAATAGAAAATGCCGATAAAATAGCTAAAAATGACGCGTTACTCCGTGAAATTTTGGAAGAACGTTATGTAACGTTTTACTGTCAAACCATCGGTTGGAACGACGAACGCCGTAATCGCGCCAGTGCTGTCGGCATTAAACTCACGCCTAACGCGGGCACAAGGCTTCCGTCTCGGTTCATTTATTCACAAAACGAAATCAACGGTAACCCTTTGGCTCCTAAACCTGTACCTGGTGTGTTTGACGCGATGGCAATTTATAAGTAG
- a CDS encoding low specificity L-threonine aldolase codes for MLTIDLRSDTVTKPTKAMLEAMFTAEVGDDVFGDDPTVNALETKAAALFGMEAALFCSSGTQTNQLAIRVHTRPGTEVICDKLSHIYLYEGGGIALNSLSSVKLLDGDKGRISAQQVRDAINNPDDVHAAVSRLVSLENTMNKGGGCYYNFSEIEAIKDVCTQNGLALHLDGARLFNALVETGETPFQYGQVFDSISICLSKGLGCPVGSLLLGSKEFIKQARRARKAMGGGWRQAGYLAAAGMYALDHHVERLRQDHARARAIGELLKGRPEVEEIYPIDTNIVIFRLPESILATDYVAQLASQGIRAVTFGKHLVRFVTHLDFTDEHLSELQKRL; via the coding sequence ATGCTTACCATTGACCTTCGTTCCGACACCGTTACCAAACCCACTAAAGCAATGCTTGAAGCCATGTTTACCGCCGAAGTCGGTGACGATGTATTCGGCGATGACCCCACCGTCAATGCGTTGGAAACCAAAGCTGCGGCATTATTTGGCATGGAAGCAGCGCTTTTTTGTAGTTCAGGAACCCAAACCAATCAATTGGCCATACGTGTTCATACCCGCCCAGGAACCGAGGTTATTTGTGACAAACTTTCGCATATTTATTTGTACGAAGGTGGTGGCATCGCGCTCAACTCGTTGAGTTCGGTTAAATTGTTAGACGGCGATAAAGGTCGCATTTCTGCGCAGCAAGTACGAGATGCCATCAATAACCCCGACGATGTTCACGCGGCTGTATCGCGGTTGGTTTCTCTCGAAAATACCATGAACAAAGGGGGCGGCTGTTATTACAATTTCAGCGAAATTGAAGCGATTAAAGACGTTTGTACCCAAAATGGTTTGGCACTTCATTTAGATGGAGCTCGCCTATTTAATGCCCTCGTCGAAACGGGCGAAACTCCGTTCCAATACGGACAAGTTTTCGATAGCATCAGTATTTGTTTGTCCAAAGGGCTTGGTTGCCCCGTAGGCTCTTTGTTGTTGGGCAGTAAAGAGTTTATCAAACAAGCCCGTCGAGCTCGTAAGGCCATGGGAGGCGGTTGGCGTCAGGCAGGCTATCTTGCCGCCGCAGGGATGTATGCCCTCGACCACCACGTAGAGCGTCTTCGCCAAGACCACGCTCGCGCCCGAGCCATCGGAGAGCTACTAAAAGGCCGCCCCGAAGTAGAAGAAATTTATCCGATTGATACCAACATTGTCATATTTCGCCTGCCCGAAAGCATCCTTGCCACCGACTACGTAGCCCAGCTTGCTTCCCAAGGTATCAGAGCAGTAACGTTCGGCAAGCACTTGGTACGTTTTGTGACGCACCTTGATTTTACGGATGAGCACCTTTCAGAATTACAAAAACGGCTCTAA
- a CDS encoding DUF502 domain-containing protein codes for MLQNRFIKRVFAYFVRGLVLVAPTYFTFLIIKEGISYLDSILPIYIHTDAKHPLYLPGLGLLIIVSSIVFLGFIFSRFVPQSVFSFSESILKKMPLVSLIYYSIKDLISAFVGDKRKFNQPVLITINPQSDLKKLGFITQNDLSSFELSEYVAVYCPHSYAFSGELFIVAKSNIKILDNVSSTDVMKMIVSGGVSVK; via the coding sequence ATGCTCCAAAATCGCTTTATAAAACGGGTTTTTGCCTACTTTGTACGGGGGCTTGTACTTGTTGCTCCCACGTATTTTACGTTCCTAATTATCAAAGAAGGAATTTCATACTTAGATAGTATTTTACCCATCTACATTCATACCGATGCCAAGCATCCACTTTATTTGCCAGGGCTGGGGTTGTTGATTATCGTCTCAAGCATTGTTTTTTTAGGGTTTATTTTTTCCCGCTTCGTACCCCAATCGGTATTTAGTTTTAGCGAAAGTATTTTGAAGAAAATGCCGTTGGTGAGTTTGATATATTACTCTATCAAAGACCTTATTTCGGCTTTTGTGGGCGACAAGCGTAAGTTTAATCAGCCTGTGTTGATTACAATCAACCCGCAGTCTGACCTAAAAAAACTGGGTTTTATAACGCAGAACGACCTTTCTAGCTTCGAGCTTAGTGAGTATGTAGCCGTTTATTGTCCACACTCTTACGCGTTTTCGGGAGAGTTATTTATTGTGGCAAAATCCAACATCAAAATCCTCGACAACGTATCGAGTACTGACGTCATGAAAATGATTGTTTCGGGAGGGGTTTCGGTCAAATAG